The following proteins are encoded in a genomic region of Toxotes jaculatrix isolate fToxJac2 chromosome 3, fToxJac2.pri, whole genome shotgun sequence:
- the myorg gene encoding myogenesis-regulating glycosidase — MYQVVPGGAGGTITDVIPKQKHSKDTRPLVGAGVIGLVLVIAAVTAWCYYIASLRKAELLKTQLLDLNKDGYIIRNQGGSIVFRMDFRSGTLDLDSCSKEGEILSCGRTTDNRRLNFFIETVRPKDTVQCYRVRWEELVPDIPVEHAMTYKFAHWYGGAVSAIQHWPISISGQQAPKPFVTSDIYSNRNEFGGILESYWLSSNATAIKINNSVPFHLGWNDTEKTMYFQARYNDSPFKPNPGEAPCAELSYRVCVGLDVTSIHKYMVRRYFNKPNKVPAKAMFRHPIWSTWALHKTDIDQEKLLAYAASIRKHNFNCSHLELDDRYTSRYGEFEFDPTKFPNASAMFQKLKSDGFLVSLWIHPFVNYDSENFHTCVERGLFVREPTGRLPALVRWWNGIGGILDFTNPEARDWFSSQLRSLRSRYGVSSFKFDAGETNYLPWKFSTRTPIRDPSFFTRRYTEMAIPYNDRAELRSGYQSQNISCFFRPIDRDSVWGYELGLKSLIPTVLTISILGYQFILPDMIGGNAYLNRTDGNRALPDRELYIRWLELSAFMPSMQFSIPPWEYDNEVVEIARKYTALHESIVAPRVLELAGEVLDTGDPIIRPLWWIATGDETAYKIDSQFLIGDDLMVAPVLEPGKQERDIYLPAGRWRSYKGERFDIKEPLHLTDYPVDLDEIAYFVWV; from the exons ATGTACCAAGTGGTGCCGGGAGGAGCTGGGGGAACAATTACAGATGTTATCCCcaagcagaaacacagcaagGACACTCGACCCTTAGTCGGAGCTGGAGTAATCGGCCTGGTGCTGGTGATTGCAGCAGTGACTGCGTGGTGTTATTACATAGCCTCTCTACGCAAAGCTGAGCTGCTTAAGACTCAGCTCCTGGATCTGAATAAAGATGGCTACATTATCCGCAACCAGGGAGGCTCTATTGTTTTCAGAATGGATTTCAG GTCAGGGACCCTGGATTTGGATTCCTGCTCTAAAGAAGGAGAGATTCTGAGCTGTGGACGCACCACTGATAATAGAAGACTTAACTTCTTCATTGAGACAGTACGACCTAAGGACACGGTGCAGTGCTACCGTGTGCGTTGGGAAGAACTGGTTCCTGACATTCCTGTTGAGCATGCCATGACATACAAGTTTGCACATTGGTATGGTGGTGCGGTGTCAGCAATTCAGCACTGGCCTATTTCTATTTCTGGCCAACAGGCTCCCAAACCCTTTGTTACTAGTGACATCTACTCGAACCGCAATGAATTTGGTGGAATTCTGGAGAGTTATTGGCTTTCATCCAATGCTACAGCTATCAAGATCAATAATTCTGTTCCCTTCCATCTGGGCTGGAATGACACAGAGAAGACCATGTACTTCCAGGCGCGATACAATGACAGTCCCTTCAAGCCAAACCCAGGGGAGGCTCCATGTGCTGAACTTAGCTACAGAGTTTGCGTTGGCTTGGATGTAACATCCATACACAAATACATGGTCCGCAGATACttcaacaaaccaaacaaagtgCCGGCCAAAGCCATGTTTCGCCATCCTATTTGGTCGACGTGGGCACTACATAAGACTGACATTGACCAAGAGAAACTCCTGGCATATGCTGCCAGCATCCGCAAGCATAACTTCAACTGTAGTCACCTGGAACTAGATGACCGCTACACCAGCCGCTACGGGGAATTTGAATTTGACCCAACAAAGTTCCCCAATGCCTCGGCTATGTTCCAAAAGCTGAAATCAGATGGATTTCTGGTGTCACTCTGGATTCACCCTTTTGTTAACTATGACTCAGAAAACTTCCATACTTGTGTGGAGAGGGGCTTGTTTGTCAGGGAGCCTACAGGACGGCTACCAGCATTGGTGCGCTGGTGGAATGGCATTGGCGGCATTTTGGATTTCACAAATCCAGAGGCCCGTGATTGGTTTTCCTCCCAGCTACGTTCACTGCGCTCCAGGTATGGGGTGTCATCTTTTAAATTTGATGCAGGAGAGACCAACTACTTACCATGGAAATTTAGCACAAGAACTCCCATTCGAGACCCAAGTTTTTTCACAAGACGCTACACGGAAATGGCTATTCCCTACAATGATAGAGCTGAGCTGCGTAGTGGCTACCAGTCCCAGAACATATCCTGCTTCTTCAGACCAATTGATAGAGACTCTGTGTGGGGCTATGAGTTGGGTCTCAAATCTCTTATCCCCACAGTGCTCACCATTAGCATTCTTGGCTATCAGTTCATTCTACCTGACATGATCGGAGGGAATGCCTATCTGAACCGCACAGATGGAAATCGTGCATTACCCGATCGGGAACTCTATATCCGCTGGCTGGAGCTGTCAGCCTTCATGCCCTCCATGCAGTTTTCTATTCCGCCGTGGGAATACGACAATGAGGTGGTTGAAATTGCTCGGAAATACACAGCTCTTCACGAGAGTATTGTGGCGCCACGGGTCCTAGAGCTGGCTGGCGAGGTGCTGGACACCGGGGACCCAATCATACGGCCCCTGTGGTGGATTGCCACAGGTGATGAGACAGCCTATAAAATCGACTCCCAGTTCCTGATTGGGGATGACCTCATGGTAGCCCCAGTTTTAGAGCCTGGAAAGCAAGAACGTGACATCTACCTCCCTGCTGGCCGTTGGAGAAGCTACAAGGGGGAGAGATTTGATATCAAGGAGCCACTACACCTCACAGACTATCCTGTAGACCTGGATGAAATTGCTTACTTTGTTTGGGTGTAG